The genomic window GACCGACCACGTCACCGACGGCGATACCGATGCGGTCGACGCCGGACAGGTCGACGAGGTCGTACCAGTCGCCGCAGACGTTCAGTGCCTCGGTCGCCGGCTGGTAGCGCACGGCCGCCCGGTGGTGTCCGACCGGGTTGGGCGCGGGCAGCATCGCCTTCTGCAGGGCGAGCGCGACCTCGCGCTCATGGGCGTGCGCCTCGCGCAGCCGATCGTTGATCTCCTGCAGCTCACGGGCGCGGGTGTACAGCTCGGCCTCCAGCACGCGGGCGCGGTCGCCGGGCGAGCGCTCGCGGGCCCGGATCAGCTCGGTGACCTCCTCGACCCTGTGGATCAGCAGCACCACGCTCCCGTCGGGGCCGACGACCGGCGCGTTCACCGGGCTCCAGTACCGCTCCTCCCACTCCCCCGGCCGCTGCACCGACTCCACGTCGTACCGCTGCAGCGCCATCGCGTCCCGCTCACCGCTGTCCGCCACCCGGATGAGGGAGGCCGCCAGGTTCCGCATCCCGCTCGCGGACGGGTCGGCCGGGTTGTCGGGGAACACGTCGAAGAGGTACCGGCCGACCACCTGCTCGCGGGTGCGGCCCGACAGACTCAGAAACTCCTCGTTCGCGTCCGCGTACACCAGCTCGGGTGTCAGCAGCGCCACCATGCCCGGCAG from Streptomyces sp. DSM 40750 includes these protein-coding regions:
- a CDS encoding PP2C family protein-serine/threonine phosphatase — its product is MADTAIDYAAVFQALPGMVALLTPELVYADANEEFLSLSGRTREQVVGRYLFDVFPDNPADPSASGMRNLAASLIRVADSGERDAMALQRYDVESVQRPGEWEERYWSPVNAPVVGPDGSVVLLIHRVEEVTELIRARERSPGDRARVLEAELYTRARELQEINDRLREAHAHEREVALALQKAMLPAPNPVGHHRAAVRYQPATEALNVCGDWYDLVDLSGVDRIGIAVGDVVGHGLAAACVMGKLRSALSAASLVADGPAQALDALGLYARSVDGAENTTVVQTCVDWDTHTITYSSAGHLPPALLGRDGTVVFLDQATDPPLGARPEHIPRLEATLGFTEGDTLVLYTDGLVERRDEDIDHSLARLADALTRHRRSAPEPLADALLLDLLPFGRATDDAALVIIRL